The nucleotide window TTTCTGTAGGCCTTCACCCATCAGCTTATAGCCAGTGGAATGCTCAAAGAATATATCTTCATATACCATCCCTGGTACAATACCCTAGGTGAATTGATTCCCTATGGAAGGTAGTCTGAAAGCACCTAGTCTCAAACCTTGAGAGTCAATAAAGAATCAGAGACCACATTAGATGGAAGAATGAATGATTTTATTAGGTCAAATATAACTGAACTTCCATACACAGTCCAAAAATTTGTGAATAGGTAATTGctcattttaaaagacatttagaCTTATATTTTGGTTATTCTGTCATTTTGTAGTTGAATAGAGCTTGTCTTGCCAGAGAAAGGATCCAGAGGGAGATTAGTTAGCCTTTTTAGAAAACCCTATGACAGTAGCACTAAGCTAACTCAGACCAGTTATATTCAGCAAGTTCAGCAACTTGATCTCCAGATGGCTGATCCACAGGTGGGTCTGAGGTTGCAAGAAGACTGGAAGTTTCTAGAAGTCACATAGGTCGGGTGACAGAATCCAGATCTGTAACCGAAGGAAGGATAGCCACGGACTCCATAACTCACAGGTCTAAAGCCTCTGGAACCACACCCTGAAGTGTAGAAGCTCCTTGACCCATAGCCCAGGGAATGGCAGCTGCTAGACCCAAAACCAAGAGAGCCAGCATATGTGGTCCTACAAGGCCTGCAGAAGTTGGACACACTTGGACGGTAGCAAGGACGCTGGCAGGAGCTGGTCACCACATGGGAAGTCTGGCATCTGATGGGCTGGAAGCAGTTCTGATGACAGCCATGGCCGAAAGAGGAACCCAGATGGCAGTTTCTGGGAGAGCAGAAGTTAGT belongs to Rattus norvegicus strain BN/NHsdMcwi chromosome 11, GRCr8, whole genome shotgun sequence and includes:
- the Krtap13-1l1 gene encoding keratin-associated protein 13-1-like, which encodes MSYSCCSGSFSSRSCGGQLYYPSSCGSSFPRQLTHSTNFCSPRNCHLGSSFGHGCHQNCFQPIRCQTSHVVTSSCQRPCYRPSVSNFCRPCRTTYAGSLGFGSSSCHSLGYGSRSFYTSGCGSRGFRPVSYGVRGYPSFGYRSGFCHPTYVTSRNFQSSCNLRPTCGSAIWRSSC